cttcaatacctctctcagaaattttatgtcccaatacaattccttcattaaccataaagtggcatttctcccaattaagaacaaggttattttcttcacatctctgcaaaactttatcaaggtttcgcaagcaattatcgaaagaattctcatagacagaaaaatcatccatgaatacctctacaatcttttcacaaaagccatgaaaaatagcggacatgcatctttgaaaagtagcaggagcattacataaaccaaatggcatacgcctataagcataagttccatagggacaagtgatgacccacaagtataggggatcgcaatagtcttcgcgggaagtaaaacccaatttattgattcgacacaaggggagacaaagaatacttgaaagccttaacagcggagttgtcaattcagctgcacctggaaacagacttgctcgcaagagtttatcaagagtaacgaTTTATAGCAAagagagtagtgaaataacaaagaatgAGTAACGAGAGATAgcaagtagtgattttagtaaacaagagGATTAAAatcgtaggcacagggatggatgacgggcgttgcatggatgagagaaactcatgtaacaatcaaagcagggcatttgcagataataataaaacggtgtccaagtacaaagcaatccataggcatgtgttccatatttagtcgtacgtgctcgcaatgagaaacttgcacaacatcttttgtcctaccagccggtggcagccgggcctctagggaatctactggaaattaaggtactccttttaatagagtaccggagcaaagcattaacactccgtgaacacatgtgatcctcacatcaccgccatcccctccggttgtcccgatttctgtcacttcggggcctttggttcctggacaatgacatgtgtatacaacttgcaggtaagatcataaaacaatgcatatcatgatgaaataataacatgttcagatctgagatcatggcactcgggccctagtgacaagcattaagcataacaagttgcaacaatatcatcaaagtaccaattacggacactaggcactatgccctaacaatcttatgctattacatgaccaatctcatccaatccctaccatccccttcagcctacagcgggggaattactcacacatggatgggggaaacattgctggtcgatggagaggcgtcggtggtgatggcggcgatgatctcctccaattccccatcccggcggagtgccagaatggagtttctggtcccgagacggagtttcgcgatcgtggcggcgtactgggaggtttctggcgacttcgacttctttttgtgcgtttttaggtcgaaggcgttaagtagtccaaaggagggcgtcggaggccggccgagggagccacacgctagggccgcgccgccctagtgtgtggggccctcgggcctccacctggctcgcccttctggctccgtcaatcttctggaaaaataagacctttcgcataaattccgaggattttcctgaaagttggatttctgcacaaaaacgagacactgtatcgcttctgctgaaaacaaataagtagtccgtgttagttgcatccaaaatacacaaattagaggcaaaacaatagcaaaagtgttcgggaaagtagatacgttttggacgtatcaacaagtgaaagtggttttctcttgatctttagttttaacagcaatttgtgaaaacccagaataaccatcaagaaagcaaaaaagagtatttttagacaacctttctaacatttgatcaataaaaggtaaagggtaatgatctttcttagtaactttattaacttttcgataatcaatgcacattctataccctacaactactctttgagggatgagctcatcattatcattaggcacaacagttattcctcctttcttaggaacacaatgcacatgactaacccatctactatcagcaaaaggatatataataccagcttcaagaagttctaatacctcatttcttaccacatccttcatcttaggaattagacgacgctgatgctcaacaacaggctttgcatcatcttccatgttgatggcatgttggcaaatagagggagaaatccccttcaagtcatcaagagtgtagccaatagctcctcggtgtttcttcaatatttctaataacctttcttcctcaaactctgaaagcttagaactaataataacaggatatattttcttatcatcaatatgagcatatttaagattatcaggcaatggttttaaatcaaaaacaggatcttactttggtggtggtgttgtacctagatcttcaaccggtaaatcatgcttaagaataggttgacgaaggaaaaattTCATCTAGctaattcctttcttccctaaagacttcactctcactatcctccaaatgttgctgcaaaggattattaggagcaagagcaatagatgcacactgttcaactctaaaatcattattaggcaaaccagctttataaggagttttggcaaatttagagaaattaaactcataatattctccagcaaatttagtcacaattttctctttcttgcaatctataacagctccacaagtatttagaaaaggtctaccaaaaataataggacaagacttactagcagcagaaccaagtactaaaaagtcagcaggatatttaatcttactacataaaacttccacatctcgaacaataccaataggagaaatagtttctctattggctagccgaataaccacatcaatatcttcaagttcacaagaaccaatttcatgcattatctccgtgtaaagctcataaggaatagcactaatacttgcaccaatatcgcataaaccataataacaatgatcaccaattctaacagagagcataggaacactgtttttcctagacttattaggatgtgaaacaatattagaagcatcttcatagaaaataatatgaccatcttctacatttccagtcacaagatctttaactattgcaatagcaggttcaacctttatttgctcttcaggttctataggtttctttgcacttttattaaccgcactagttataacagaatactccttcattttaacagggaaaggagttttttcaatataagcttcaggaagaatatgatcaacagttttaattacaacacatttatttatagatgaatcggttttatctttatatggttcatgatacttatcaaaattcttcctaggcaatttaaaatgagaagcaaaggctttataaaaaattgcaacgacttgagaatcaagaccataagtagcactcatattacaaaatttatcagtatccataaaagtttcaatgcattcataatcataatttatacctgactctctatctttgtcgttctcccatccttcagtattctcctgaatccgatcaagaagatcccttttaaactcttctttgttgcgtgtaaatgatccagaacaagaagtatccagcaaggttttatcttgaaaagaaagtcttgcatagaaattatcaatgatgatattaccaggaagctcatgaatggggcatttgagcattgaagacttcaatctcccccatgcttgggcaatactctctccatcatgaggccagaaattatatatgcggttccggtctttgtgaatttcacttggaagatagaatttagaataaaatagaggcacaatatccttccaatcaatagaatccccattcttcagtaatttataccaatgcgccgctttaccagatatcgatatagagaatagtttctccctaacttcatccatagcaatacctacacacttgaataaaccgcataattcatgtaaaaacagtaaatgatctccaggatggacagttccatccccttcatagcggttatccacaacacgttcaataattttcatagatattttgtatggaacctatttctcacctggcgcctcatccactacctttgcagtagtagtagattttccaaatagaaattcaagagaagatctctccataatgaattatagcaacaggcagaaataaaatcagcacgtacagtaaaagtttcccttaccaattccacttaccaatagtttcactccccggcaacggcgccagaaaatagtcttgataacccacaagtatagggggtgtatcgtagtactttcgataaataagagtgtcgaacccaacgaggagcagaaggtgttgtcaagcagtttcgatgaaggattcactgtaaatgctcacagacaagtattcagggggttttgagatagcagataaataaagtacaagtaagtaaaatgcgagagtaataattgcagcgagtggcccaattcttttttagcacaaaggacaagccagtttgtttacttataatgaccaaacgttcttgaggacacacgggaatttagtctagtgctttcgcttcatatagctgattaatcttcattgttttgataagtgttatgtgggtgaacctatgctaatgcaccgcccttcctaggactaatacatacttgtggttataccccttgcaagcatccgcaactacaagaaagtaattaagataaatctaaccacagccttaaactctgagatcctgctatccctcctgcatcgatataccaacgggggttcaagtttctgtcactccggcaaccccacaattagcaaacgaatacaagatgtattcccctaggcccataaaggtgaagtatcatgtagtcgacgttcacatgacaccactagaagaataacaccataacttaaatatcaaaccattgaatattacccaacataattcactactaacatttagacttcacccatgtcctcaagaactaaacgaactactcacgagacatcatatggaacatgatcagaggtgatatgatgatgaataacaatctgaacataaacttggttcaatggtttcactcaatagcatcaataacaagtagtaatcaataccgggagagtttcccctatcaaacaatcaagattcaaccctagatgttacagcggtgacgaggtgcagcggtggagatggcggtgatgatgatggagatgatggtgatgatggtcccaatgatgtccagctcgatggtggtgacgatggcgtcgatttccccctccgggagggaatttccccgtcagatttcagcctgccggagagctcttttctctctggtgttttccgccccacagaggcggctgtgactcttcgcgactatcctctggagcttaggttttcgggacgaagaagtacgcgaaggagaggcggcagaagggggctgtgggccctctccccacaaggcggcgcggccaggccagggcccgcgccggcctatgggggggcccatggcggccctcctcgtctcctccttttggctagctccgtcttctggaaaaataagattttcagtgtaatttccgtcaattgttgatcttccgaaatattgtattctgacggtgctttttccagcagaatcctgactccggtgagcgattctccaataatcatgaaacatgcaaaatagataaaataacataagtatcatctctaaatatgaaatatatcaatgaataacagtaaattatgatataaaatagtgatgcaaaatggacgtatcatgcCGTCATGGACGCGCCTGCAGTGCATATGCTCCAGGTACACGCCTCCTGCTACCCctctcttctcctcttcttctcatACATCTGGAGCTACTAGCTAGGCTTCCCTCTTTGGGGAACTGGCCAGGccatgctgttgctgctgctgtgctgctaTACTGGCCATGCTATGATTGGATGCTAGCTAAGCTTGTTCTACTTGTTGCTGTTGCTCTAGCCTTTCATTACTGTCCCTATAGTTGCCTCTTGTGGCTATTACTGCTGGCATTCCTTGCATTTGCAAGTGCCAACCATGTATGTGTGTTGTTGCTGTGAAGCTCTAGCTAATTCTAGGGCTTGCTTGGTTGGCATGCTACACCAATTTATCAATTTCTttatgatgtgcttctggatacaattataaactaTTATTGTAATGTTTGGTGATGCATTGGTTGTCTATTTGCAGCTGTCCAGTAACTCCAATGGGCTACTGATGCTATAGCTTGTGtttgcaagctctggtgatcatgTGATCTCCAATTGCTTGACAATTACCTACTGCTATATCTATCTATACATGTTGCCTGATAAACTGTGTTGATGCTTGATGTGTATAGCTTCTCACCATGTACTGGTGGTTGCTATGTTTGGAAAAGCATATGTATGGATAAAGTGACCTCTGTGATGCTTGCCAAGCATCCATGTTGCCTATCAGGTGattaattcatttatctgtgagcTTTATCTTGTTCCAATGGATAATTGAGATGAACTGCTTTGCAGTAATGATTATCTTACTTGTATTACTcaagctagatggatgccaactattgttggggaccctagctttaTTTTGAACCCTGTTGGGTAATGATAATTGTGTATGtttgattggttggatggtttggTCGTTGAGTTGGCCTTTGCAGTGATGAACTGCTAGTTTAGGTGGCTCCCACTATTGTTGGCTGTTGGGAAATTGATATAGGCTTGCTGGGTGATCATATTTGATTGACACTAGCCATTTGATGTTGAAAAtacttacatatatatatatatatatatatatatatatatatatatataatctgcctatctgatggttttaaaagggctAGTGTAGTCTAGGTACGTTTGGttcatatggaagaacaacgcttGACAACAGTATGGCAGCATAAAGCTTTCACTAAATTGTTGGGTCTGCAATACAGAATCTGCTATCGCAAAGGATTGGAAAATCGTGCCGCCGATGCTCTATCAAGACCCTCACATCCAATACTGTTATGACCCAAAGTTTTGCTTGTTTAAATTTCACCACTCGCGTAACAGTTATGAATTTAAATAATGACAATAAGTATTTTTTTAAAGTAATTTGCTGAGGAGAACCAAAATAACATAACAACAGGGAGCTATAGGTAAGATTCCCAGATATTTTACTACCGCCTCAGTCGTTAGTTGTCTATTGCTTGGACCAAAATATCTACTATTCCTATCCGGAGAAGTGCACTGCCCAAGCTATCCTTCTTCCGTTCTTATCTTTAATCCCTTAGGGGCCAAGCTTCCCTCGGCTGATCTTTATCTGCTCCCAAGTCCCAACAGTGTAGAAGTACACTATAAATACACCTCCCGTTGGAGCATCTCTGCCATCTCACCATCAAGCTAGCCTCTCTCCATTTCTTTCGGTTCCATCCATAGGGAAAGCTCTGCTTCTGCTCCTGGGATTAGACAACAATATTCGTTCTTAGAAGATAGAAGAAGGAAGCTGTGTGGAAATATTTTAAGGTGTTCTAGAGAGGGCGATCAGAGGTAAGTTGTTATTTATGTCCAAGCTGATCTCTTAGTAAATTCCTCCATCCAAGCTAAATGATCCACCGAGTCATATTTCTATACAAAAGCACGAATACAAATGTCCACCTGCTTCCCACTGGTTCGGACCAAACTAGCTAAATAATATTTTCACCTGTATACTGGATTAAGGGCTAACACTACTCAGTCTGTCCTCTGAATTTAATTACTGGGATTTAACATACATGATCTGATAAAATAAATTAGACAGGCTATGCATGTATATACTTGGAACATGAACAGTGACAAAGAACTGAAATAAACATCAGGATGACTAGCTCTTACGTGAACCATACGTGTACTTAAGGAGAAGTGTGGTACATTTACCAAAACTTATAGACTATGTAATATGACTAGGTCCAGGAGCGGCACAAGTTTAATCAACGAGGAGACTCAAGGCAAGCTGCGTATACCAGAATGTTCTTGTCTGCTTTGTATTCCCTagattgatttatttggttgcgaTGCTTATATGTGTATTGTTTGCTATATCTCTATATCGGTAGAGTTATTTCTTTTGCATTTTTAGCATATTTTAATAGTTGCATATTGGTCAAGCAAGATAAAATATGGGATCATATATCAACAAATTGGTTGGTCATAATCATGAAAAGTGTGGTGTATCCAGCCTGAGACGGTCGATACCTGAAAGGTGTGGGATGGCAGGCCCGGATGGGAAGGCCCACACAAGTAGGGGACTCGACGACGTGATTCTCAGAGATCGATACTATCACGAGGTGGGATTATGACAATTGATTTGCTGATACTCTGCAGAGGCTTAACTAAAACTTAAGTTTTAATATATATTAAGGAGGATATGGATGTTGGTGTTGCTTGGTTTATGCCAAAGGGCGTTTAGTCGCTATGAGTGCATATCGCACCCTGCTGAGCTATGGGGATATAATTGACTGTAAAATCTGTATATTCTTGCTGAGTATGTTTAACATACTCACAGTCTTTTATTTTTATCTGGTATGCGCAGATCAATTTTAGGATCAAGTGGCGACGGCTGAAAATCCATATGACGACATATAGCGTAGAAGTGGAGCGAGATATTAATAGAAGAAAATATCACTAGTGTTGTAATAAATAAGTTGTACTTGTAATATTTGATAATGAATAAAGTGGAGACTTGCTTGGCATTTGTCAGTGATATTTCACTATTTAGCCTTGTATGCTTATGGTTCCTTCAAATCATAAGCATACGGCGGCTGTCATTCTCCTAGGCCGTGGCTTGGGGCGTGACAGttaaagtggtatcagagccaaggtTTTCACATAATATCTAAAATTAAAAATGAAAAATAATATAATAGGTAATAATCATATAGACATAATGTTATGCGTAAGATAGCGTTGATGTTTTTATTATCCAAGAAATCCAGCGCAAGTTGTGTGCAAAATAAAGGTAGAATAAATGAATAGTATTTATTTTGCATTAAGGCACCATGGACTCATGTTTTGCTTTTCTCACTAGCTTATCTTTTAAATAACATGAACTGATTTTATTGATGATGATTAGGAATTTCCCTTAATTATTAGTAATTTTCTTATGATAGATGGATGATGGGAACATAAACAATGTGAATGGTGCTAGCAATAGCTACTCGGGGGATGTGATCCGTAATGTAGATGGACAAGACCATCTAGCCCATTTGCTTGCTGATATTATTGAAAAGCAAGAAAGAACCCAAcaaaggcaaatgcaaatagtagaAGACATTGCGAGGAGTGATGTGAAACGTAATAGACTTGGAGATTTTCAAAAGTTAAGGCCTCCAACTTTTCTtggtacatctaatcctttggaaGCTGAAGATTGGATTATTGCCATGGAAAAAGCCTTCGATGCAATGGGTTGTACTGACAATGAGAGAGTTTCCTTCGCAACGTACATGCTACAGTCTAGTGCATTCGAGTGGTGGGATGCTCATAGGAAGTCTTACGAGCAAGATGTTCAAATTACATGGAAGTTATTTAAGGAAGCTTTCTATCAAAAGTATTTTCCAGAAAGTGTTAAAAGGATAAAAGAGAAGGAATTCCTTGAATTAAAACAAGGGCACAAATCAGTTTCAGATTATGAAATTGAGTTTTCTAGACTTGCTCGATTTTCCCCTGCTTTTGTTCAAactgatagttcgaaggcccgacGGTTTGAGAGTGGATTACGCCAACCTCTTAAACGACGTGTCGAAGCTTTTGAGTTGAACTCTTTCAGGGAGGTTGTGAACAAATCTCAACTCTTAGAAAAAGGTTACCATGACGAAGTGGAGGAGGTGCAACAAAAATCAAAGAAGCCCAAATTCAATATGCATCAACCTCAGGAGGACTTTCAAGAAGAAGTGAGGTTTTCAATGTCTACGGGTGAAGTTTCTAATGCCCGAGAGACACCATGTCCTATTTGCAATAGAGATCACCCTCCTCATTTTTGTCCATACCGCTGGGGAAGATGCTACAAATGCGGACAAGCTGGGCACACTCAAAATCGGTGTCCATCTTTGAAGCTGAATAGCCCTATAGCTCAAGTCGCTCCATCAAAACCAGCATTATTGCCGGCCCCTGCACAACCTTTGTATTTGACTGGACCCACTCTGCTAAATAATTCATCATGTCAAGCTCCAGCGCCAAATAAGGTTCCTCACGGACAACCAAATAAGGGAGAGAAAAATCTTGGAAGAAATCATGCCCAAgtctataatataatcaagactaACAAAGAGGAGCCTGATAAAGAAGTACCAGGTAACATATAATATTGCACGATTTTAATGTGTCTTTTTCTTCGCtagaaaaaaaaaaaactcaagcAAGGTTAGTAATAGTGCAATTGTAAAACATAGCTTACGTACTCCATATTATATCCGAAATTTCGAGGACGCAATTTTTATAAGGAGGGAGGAATGTTATGACCCAAAGTTTTGCTTGTTTAAATTTCACCACTCGCGTAACAGTTATGAATTTAAATAATGACAATAAGTATTTTTTTAAAGTAATTTGCTGAGGAGAACCAAAATAACATAACAACAGGGAGCTATAGGTAAGATTCCCAGATATTTTACTACCGCCTCAGTCGTTAGTTGTCTATTGCTTGGACCAAAATATCTACTATTCCTATCCGGAGAAGTGCACTGCCCAAGCTATCCTTCTTCCGTTCTTATCTTTAATCCCTTAGGGGCCAAGCTTCCCTCGGCTGATCTTTATCTGCTCCCAAGTCCCAACAGTGTAGAAGTACACTATAAATACACCTCCCGTTGGAGCATCTCTGCCATCTCACCATCAAGCTAGCCTCTCTCCATTTCTTTCGGTTCCATCCATAGGGAAAGCTCTGCTTCTGCTCCTGGGATTAGACAACAATATTCGTTCTTAGAAGATAGAAGAAGGAAGCTGTGTGGAAATATTTTAAGGTGTTCTAGAGAGGGCGATCAGAGGTAAGTTGTTATTTATGTCCAAGCTGATCTCTTAGTAAATTCCTCCATCCAAGCTAAATGATCCACCGAGTCATATTTCTATACAAAAGCACGAATACAAATGTCCACCTGCTTCCCACTGGTTCGGACCAAACTAGCTAAATAATATTTTCACCTGTATACTGGATTAAGGGCTAACACTACTCAGTCTGTCCTCTGAATTTAATTACTGGGATTTAACATACATGATCTGATAAAATAAATTAGACAGGCTATGCATGTATATACTTGGAACATGAACAGTGACAAAGAACTGAAATAAACACCAGGATGACTAGCTCTTACGTGAACCATACGTGTACTTAAGGAGAAGTGTGGTACATTTACCAAAACTTATAGACTATGTAATATGACTAGGTCCAGGAGCGGCACAAGTTTAATCAACGAGGAGACTCAAGGCAAGCTGCGTATACCAGAATGTTCTTGTCTGCTTTGTATTCCCTagattgatttatttggttgcgaTGCTTATATGTGTATTGTTTGCTATATCTCTATATCGGTAGAGTTATTTCTTTTGCATTTTTAGCATATTTTAATAGTTGCATATTGGTCAAGCAAGATAAAATATGGGATCATATATCAACAAATTGGTTGGTCATAATCATGAAAAGTGTGGTGTATCCAGCCTGAGACGGTCGATACCTGAAAGGTGTGGGATGGCAGGCCCGGATGGGAAGGCCCACACAAGTAGGGGACTCGACGACGTGATTCTCAGAGATCGATACTATCACGAGGTGGGATTATGACAATTGATTTGCTGATACTCTGCAGAGGCTTAACTAAAACTTAAGTTTTAATATATATT
This region of Lolium perenne isolate Kyuss_39 chromosome 2, Kyuss_2.0, whole genome shotgun sequence genomic DNA includes:
- the LOC127332990 gene encoding uncharacterized protein isoform X2, with the translated sequence MDDGNINNVNGASNSYSGDVIRNVDGQDHLAHLLADIIEKQERTQQRQMQIVEDIARSDVKRNRLGDFQKLRPPTFLGTSNPLEAEDWIIAMEKAFDAMGCTDNERVSFATYMLQSSAFEWWDAHRKSYEQDVQITWKLFKEAFYQKYFPESVKRIKEKEFLELKQGHKSVSDYEIEFSRLARFSPAFVQTDSSKARRFESGLRQPLKRRVEAFELNSFREVVNKSQLLEKGYHDEVEEVQQKSKKPKFNMHQPQEDFQEEVRFSMSTGEVSNARETPCPICNRDHPPHFCPYRWGRCYKCGQAGHTQNRCPSLKLNSPIAQVAPSKPALLPAPAQPLYLTGPTLLNNSSCQAPAPNKVPHGQPNKGEKNLGRNHAQVYNIIKTNKEEPDKEVPDQF
- the LOC127332990 gene encoding uncharacterized protein isoform X1 is translated as MDDGNINNVNGASNSYSGDVIRNVDGQDHLAHLLADIIEKQERTQQRQMQIVEDIARSDVKRNRLGDFQKLRPPTFLGTSNPLEAEDWIIAMEKAFDAMGCTDNERVSFATYMLQSSAFEWWDAHRKSYEQDVQITWKLFKEAFYQKYFPESVKRIKEKEFLELKQGHKSVSDYEIEFSRLARFSPAFVQTDSSKARRFESGLRQPLKRRVEAFELNSFREVVNKSQLLEKGYHDEVEEVQQKSKKPKFNMHQPQEDFQEEVRFSMSTGEVSNARETPCPICNRDHPPHFCPYRWGRCYKCGQAGHTQNRCPSLKLNSPIAQVAPSKPALLPAPAQPLYLTGPTLLNNSSCQAPAPNKVPHGQPNKGEKNLGRNHAQVYNIIKTNKEEPDKEVPGPGAAQV